GCCCTGTTTGACGTGGAGGAGCAGAGAGACGACCTGAAGGCGTAGGCACTGCGATAGTCGTACCAGTTGCGGTGGGTGTGGAAGTCGTGCCCGTCGCCGCAGGTTTAGGTGCTGGGGTGGTAGTACCAGTTGCGGTGGGTGTGGAAGTNNNNNNNNNNNNNNNNNNNNNNNNNNNNNNNNNNNNNNNNNNNNNNNNNNNNNNNNNNNNNNNNNNNNNNNNNNNNNNNNNNNNNNNNNNNNNNNNNNNNCGTCGCCGCAGGTTTGCGTGCTGGGGTAGTACCAGTTGCGGTGGGTGTGGAAGTCGTGCCCGTCGCCACAGGTTTAGGTGCTGGGGTGGTAGTACTGGTTGCCGTGGGTGTAATAGTAGTAGGTAAAGGAGATTCAATAGATGGTTTGCGTTGTTGAGAGACAGGCGGTTGAACCACAGGAATTTGCTCAATTCCTTTTTCTACCGCTTCTGGTTGTCTCTCATCTGGTGGTTTGGCAATTATGAAGTGTCCAGAGTGAAACGGGCTTGCCAAAACGCTCATAGGCAAAGCAAAGCTTGTTGTCAACAAACTAGTGCTCATGCAACAAATTAATACAAAGTCTAATCTATGCCTGTCGTATTTATTATTTTTTCTTGCCATAATTCACTCCTCATTCTTTATTTCTCAATTCAATCTAAAGGTATATTTACACCTTGTAAGATTTGACTAGTGTGGTTTACTTTAATCTGCTTAATCTGCTTTTTGCTTCTCAAACAGAACTAAATAAATCTTTACGTGTTTGTATAACCTGTATCAATTTTACTGAAATACGATGATAAGTGACCGTTGATTTTTCAACAAGCAAATAATCACTCAATAAACTTTACATATTGTGTATGACAAAAAAAGATTAATAAACCTTAGACTAATCTGAAGCGAAAAAGTTCCTTGAACTGTTGAAATGATGAAAAGGCTGACCCGAATTTTAGATCTGAGAACTTTTTTAGAGAAGATTCAATAATAACAACTGCTCTATCAATGCGTTAAAATAACTACTTGGCTTTTGCACACGCAAAATAGTTTTTATGATGGCATTTAGATAAAGCACAAGAATTCGGATAACAGGTCAATCACGATGAAATTGATAACAAGTGCAGTTAATACCTATAAGCTTATCCAAAGATATCACTCAAGTAGAATGACCTGAAATCCACTTAGATTGTAAGATAGTTAGTTGACAAGAAAGCACTGGCATTGGTGTAAAATGACAATTTTACTGAGTTACAGAAGAGATGGCAAAATTTTCCAGTATCGCTTAATCTTAACATATACTCAAGCTGCAAATGGATTCCCAGTATGCTCTGCTGCCTGAATCCCGATTGCCCGAATCCTTTGAATCCAGATGGTAGCCAGCAATGCCGTAGTTGCAGTACACCATTGATTTCTTTATTGAGGGGTCGTTACCGTGTCATCAAGTTACTGTCTGATGAAGGGGGATTTAGCAGAACTTACTTAGCAGAGGATATAGACAAGCTGAATGAACCTTGCGTTGTTAAGCAATTAGCACCAAAAGTCCAGGAGACTTCAGCTTTGAAAAAGGCGGTTGAGCTGTTTAAAGAAGAGGCAAAACAACTACAGCAATTGGGAGAACATCATCAAATTCCCACACTTTTGGCTTACTTTGAGCAGGATAAATACCTGTTTTTGGTACAGCAATATATCGAGGGGCAGAATTTACTAAAAGAATTGCATACACAGGGAACTTATACTGAAAGCAAAATTCGAGAACTTTTGCTGGATTTACTGCCTGTTCTTGAGTTTATCCATGAGCGTGGGGTCATTCATCGGGATATCAAACCGCAGAATATTATTCGCCGTGATAGTGATAAGCGATTAGTGCTGATTGATTTTGGAGCCTCAAAGCAGTTCACAGCAACAGTGCAGACTAAAATCGGGACGACTATTGGCTCGCATGGTTACACCCCAATCGAACAGATGCAGGATGGAAAAGCTTACCCAGCTAGTGATTTATTCAGTTTGGGTGCAACTTGCTTTCATCTGCTGACAGGGATTTCCCCATCTAAACTATGGATGCAACATGGCTATAGTTGGGTGAATCATTGGCGGCGATATTTGAATAATCCCGGTCAGGGCGGAACAATCCCACGCCGATTGAAGTTGGGTAATCTTTTAGACAAACTGTTAAAAGTAGACATCGAAAAGCGTTATCAATCGGCTGATGAAGTTCTTAAGGATGTGCTAAGTCAGTCACAACCAGTATCCTCAACTGTACTTTCATCTGCCTCATCATCTGGGCTACTTGTTCCATTACTACCAGACGGCAAGCTGAAGAAACATCTGTTGATTGGTGCTGGCATTGTGCTGTTAGGATTGGGAGGAGTTTGGTATTCTTCATACTCTCGCCCAATAGCAATCACCAAGCCTTCTAACCCCAGTCAGCCCATAAATAGAACCTCGGAAGATTCTGATTCACCCTACACCCTGAAGGGACATTCCAGTGATGTAAATTCTGTCGCTTTTTCTCCCGATGATATGTCCCTTGCTAGTGGGAGTGATGATAAAACAATCAAGCTATGGAATTTAGCCAACCAACAGGAAATCCGTACTTTTAAGGGACACTTGGGCTGGGTTTGGTCTGTCGCCTTCAGTCCCGATGGCAAAACTCTTGCCAGTGGTAGTAAGGACAAAACTATCAGATTATGGAATTTAGAAACGGGACAGGAACTTGGCACTTTAGATGGGCATTCTGATGGCGTCTGTTCCATCACCTTTAGCCCAGATGGCAAAACCCTTGCCAGTGGAAGTTTGGATCAGACAATTAAACTGTGGAATCTGGAAACGGGTAAGGAAATCCGCACTTTCAAGGGACATTCCAAAGCAGTTGATTCTGTTGTCTTCAGTCCCGATGGTGCATCCCTTGCCAGTGGGAGTTGGGATAAGACGATTAAACTGTGGAATCTAGCAACAGGAAAGGAAATTCGCACACTGACAGGACATTCCGAAATGGTTCTTTCCGTTGCCTTTAGTCCTGATGGCGTTACTCTTGCTAGTGGTAGCAAGGACAAGACAGTTAAACTGTGGAATCTAGTGACAGGAGAAGTAACTCGCACACTGAAGGAGCATTCCGACAAAGTGAATTCTGTCGCATATCTGCAAAACCCTGGTAACAATCAAACTCCCAATGGAGTGATACTCGTCAGTGGTAGCAATGACAACACAATTAAACTTTGGAATCCGACAACAGGGAAGGAAATTCGTACCTTGAAGAAGGATTCTGGCTATATTTATTCTGTCGCTATCAGTCCAGATGGACAGACTATTGCCAGTGGTGGCAGTGCTGATAACATTATCAAGATTTGGCAGTTGCCTCGTTAGTTTTCATTTATTAATTCAACAAACCAATGAATAAACATATTTTATTTTTTGTTCACGGTATGGGTGAAAGCTATTCGGAAAATGATTACGATGTTTTGTGGACGGCAATTGCAAAAGCCTACTGTGATAGAGCTAAAGTGCCCCTAGATGTATTTAATAATAAATTTGAATGTGTATATATTAACTGGCAACTTGTAACTTCTGATGCAGAACTGACAATTTTTGATGCAGCATTTCCCCAGCTACAAGTAGGTGAAAAAAAATTACCTTTTAGTGGCATAAAAAATCCAATTCGTTCACTTCGTAAATTCATAACATTTTTTCTCGGTGATGTTGCTGCTTATGTCTCTGAAAATGACAACAATATTCGACGTACAGTTTGGCAGCAGATGGAACCTCATATTAGCAAAGGCTTACCCTATAGTATTATTGCTCACTCTCTTGGTTCAATCATCGTTTTTGACTACTTGTTTAACTTGTTTGAAGAGAACAATTTATTTCTACCGGAATATGAGAAACTTGAACATCAAAACGAACTATCTCGTAACAAAAATAATCAACGACAAGTTAACTTCCGTAATCTATTTACCTTAGGTTCTCCTATTGGTTTATTTATGTTACGTAAAGGGGATTTGTGGAAAGAGGGTAATAAATTTAATTCAATCAAAAATCCTGTTCAAGATGATACTGAAAAGGGGATTAAGCGAACTTGGCTCAACTTTTATGACGAACAAGATGTTATTGCTTTTCCTCTAGAAAATCTCTTTAGTTTAAATTCTACTAGTAGGGATAAGGGATCAATTAAAGATGTTTTAGTCAATACAGGTTGGTTTGCTATTGATTCTCACACCCGCTACTGGCAAAATCAGCAGGTTGCTCTAGAAATAAGCCAAGTTCTACTGAGAGGTGCTTAATTATGTGAGTCCCCAACTAACGGCGCACGCCCCTGTGGGACGGGTGTGCGCTCAATCGGGAGCATTGTGCGATCGCACTCCGCACTAAAATGACTATACTTTTCACTCCTAAGTGTGTAAAAGTTGCTCCTGGGCAGCCAGATTGCTTTTTAGATGAAGACAGTAATAAGTAATAATAATTATAAATTTGACAATTTTTGCCGGAAAAATTCCGGATGTAATATCATAGATGGCAGCACAGTCACGCTTGCCAGACGATGCTCTGCTGCCTCAACCCCGATTGCTCAAACCCCCTCAATCCTTGTGGGATACCGAATTGCCAGAGTTGCGGCGTGCCACTGATACCGCTTTTGAGAGGTCACTATCGTGTTATCAAGGTACTTTCAGATGAGGGTGGATTTGGCAGAACCTACTTGGCTGAAGATGTAGACAAGCTCAATGAACGCTGCGTCGTCAAGCAATTGGCACCGAAAGTCCAGGGTACATATGCTCTGAAGAAGGCGATTGAGTCATTTCAACAAGAGGCTCAAAGATTGCAAGAACTAGGGAAAAATTCACAAATTCCCACCTTGCTGGCTTACTTTGAGGAAGATAGCTATCTGTATTTAGTGCAAGAGTTTATTGATGGGCAGACTTTGCTCAAAGAGTTGCGACAACAGGGAACATGTAGCGAAACAGAAATTCGGGAAGTTTTGCTCGATTTACTGCCCGTTCTCAAGTTTATCCATGAGCGTGGGGTGATTCATCGGGACATCAAGCCACAAAATATTATGCGGAGATCGCCCCAACCCATGTTAACAAGGGGGGTTGGAGGGATGTCCGCAAGCGGGGGGAAGATAGGCGGGGCAAAGGGGGAACTAGTACTTATTGATTTTGGTGCTTCAAAGCAGTTGAGCGCAACAGTGCGAACTAAACCGGGGACGACTATTGGTACGCGTGGGTATAGCCCTTTAGAACAATTGCAGGATGGTGAGGCTTACCCAGCAAGTGATTTATTTGGTTTGGGAGCTACCTGCTTTCATTTAATATCAGGTGTTTCACCAGGTCTACTTTGGACAGAAAATGGCTATAGCTGGGTTGCTTCTTGGCGGCAATATTTGAAACGACCCATAAGTACAGATTTGGCTGAAATTTTCGATAAGCTTCTGAAAAAAGACATTAAAGAGCGTTATCAATCGGTGGATGAAGTCATCAAGGACTTGGTATCTGAGCCACTACCCTCGCCCTCACCCATACTGACAAATAGACTTTTAGCAGGTGCTGTCATTCTGTTGTTAGGATTTGGGGGAGTTTGGTATGTGAACGATTTCCAGCTTTTAGACTTTATAGGAGACAAAAATTCTTTCCTGATTAAAACCCTCAATGGGCATTCCAACTTAGTGACATCTGTCGCCATCAGTCCGATTCCCCCTGACTCCCCCCTTAGCAAGGGGGGACTGGGGGGGATTCTTGTCAGTAGCAGTTTTGACACGACGCTCAAACTATGGAATTTGGCAACTGGAAAGGAAATCTTCACACTAGAGGGGAATGCTGGTTCGGTTCATTCCGTCGCCACCAGTCCGGATGGTCGTACTGTAGCCAGTGGTAATGGTGACAACACCATCAAACTGTGGAATCCATTAACTGGACAGGAAATTCGCACCCTGTATGGGCATTTGAGTTCGGTTGAGTCCCTTGCCATTAGTTCAGATAGCAAAATGCTAGCCAGTGGCAGTTTTAACGGCACCATCATACTATGGAAACTGCCATCAGGAAAGGAAATCGCCACCATTAACTCACATTCTGGTGCGGTTAAATCCGTCGCCTTTAGTCCCGATGGCAAAACTCTTGCCAGTGGCAGTGAGGACAACACAATTAAACTATGGAATTTAGCTTCCAAAAAGGTCATCAGAATTTTCAAGGGGCATTCACAACCGATCCGGTCTGTCGCCATCACCCCTGACGGAAAAACTCTTGCCAGTAGCAGTGCTGACGACACTATCAAACTGTGGAATTTGTCAACCGGACAGGAAATCCACACCTTCAAAGGGCATTCCTTCTCGGTCAATTCTATCGCCATCACCCCCGATGGCAAAATCCTTGCCAGTGGTAGTAGTGACCACACCATCAAACTGTGGGATCTGGCAACGAAATGGGAAATTCGCACCCTCAAGGGGCATTCTAAAGAAGTGACTTCCATCGCCATCAGTCCTGATGGCAAAACCCTTGCTAGTGCTGGTACTGACGGGACTATCAATCTTTGGCGAATGGTTCGGTGAAATCTTCGGTTGCAAAGAGTCTAATTTTTTGGAAAAAGACGTGCAAAGCCCTCGTTATTGTAAGCTTCGGCAAGATCCGGCTTAATTGCAATCGCTTGCTTGAAATCCTCCATTGCCCCTTTGCCATCTTTTTCTTGCAAACGCGCAAAACCTCGGTTGTTGTAAGCTAAGGCAAAATCTGGCTTCAGGCGAATCGCTTGTGTGAAATCGGCGATCGCTTTTTCATAGTCTTTTTGAGTATCCTGTGTATTTTGTAGAGACTCTGCACTGATATATAACACGGTAGGAATGTTAGAGGTGAGGCGAATAGATTGATTGGCGGGAGCGATTTCCTTTGGCGCTGCGCTTCGCGCAATCGCTCCTGCAAAACCTTTCTCTTGCACACGCACTAGACCCCGGTTGTTGTAAGCTAAGG
The sequence above is a segment of the Mastigocladopsis repens PCC 10914 genome. Coding sequences within it:
- a CDS encoding serine/threonine-protein kinase is translated as MLCCLNPDCPNPLNPDGSQQCRSCSTPLISLLRGRYRVIKLLSDEGGFSRTYLAEDIDKLNEPCVVKQLAPKVQETSALKKAVELFKEEAKQLQQLGEHHQIPTLLAYFEQDKYLFLVQQYIEGQNLLKELHTQGTYTESKIRELLLDLLPVLEFIHERGVIHRDIKPQNIIRRDSDKRLVLIDFGASKQFTATVQTKIGTTIGSHGYTPIEQMQDGKAYPASDLFSLGATCFHLLTGISPSKLWMQHGYSWVNHWRRYLNNPGQGGTIPRRLKLGNLLDKLLKVDIEKRYQSADEVLKDVLSQSQPVSSTVLSSASSSGLLVPLLPDGKLKKHLLIGAGIVLLGLGGVWYSSYSRPIAITKPSNPSQPINRTSEDSDSPYTLKGHSSDVNSVAFSPDDMSLASGSDDKTIKLWNLANQQEIRTFKGHLGWVWSVAFSPDGKTLASGSKDKTIRLWNLETGQELGTLDGHSDGVCSITFSPDGKTLASGSLDQTIKLWNLETGKEIRTFKGHSKAVDSVVFSPDGASLASGSWDKTIKLWNLATGKEIRTLTGHSEMVLSVAFSPDGVTLASGSKDKTVKLWNLVTGEVTRTLKEHSDKVNSVAYLQNPGNNQTPNGVILVSGSNDNTIKLWNPTTGKEIRTLKKDSGYIYSVAISPDGQTIASGGSADNIIKIWQLPR
- a CDS encoding serine/threonine-protein kinase; protein product: MLCCLNPDCSNPLNPCGIPNCQSCGVPLIPLLRGHYRVIKVLSDEGGFGRTYLAEDVDKLNERCVVKQLAPKVQGTYALKKAIESFQQEAQRLQELGKNSQIPTLLAYFEEDSYLYLVQEFIDGQTLLKELRQQGTCSETEIREVLLDLLPVLKFIHERGVIHRDIKPQNIMRRSPQPMLTRGVGGMSASGGKIGGAKGELVLIDFGASKQLSATVRTKPGTTIGTRGYSPLEQLQDGEAYPASDLFGLGATCFHLISGVSPGLLWTENGYSWVASWRQYLKRPISTDLAEIFDKLLKKDIKERYQSVDEVIKDLVSEPLPSPSPILTNRLLAGAVILLLGFGGVWYVNDFQLLDFIGDKNSFLIKTLNGHSNLVTSVAISPIPPDSPLSKGGLGGILVSSSFDTTLKLWNLATGKEIFTLEGNAGSVHSVATSPDGRTVASGNGDNTIKLWNPLTGQEIRTLYGHLSSVESLAISSDSKMLASGSFNGTIILWKLPSGKEIATINSHSGAVKSVAFSPDGKTLASGSEDNTIKLWNLASKKVIRIFKGHSQPIRSVAITPDGKTLASSSADDTIKLWNLSTGQEIHTFKGHSFSVNSIAITPDGKILASGSSDHTIKLWDLATKWEIRTLKGHSKEVTSIAISPDGKTLASAGTDGTINLWRMVR